The following DNA comes from Enterocloster bolteae.
TGGTGCAGGGAGGGCCCCAGAAATCTGGCGTCATAATTCTGGGTAATGGCATCCGCCTCATAGTCGCAGATAACCGATGCAAAGGCCGCCAGAAGGACCACGGTTACGATGATGACAAAGCCAACCATAGCCAGCTTGCTCCTTCGGAAGCGTTTCCATATCTCAGCCGCACGGCTCTGTTTCTTCCTGTCTTTCTTAACTGTATCAGGTTGCAGGTTGTCGTTTGGCACGTCTAACACCTCCTACATATTTGGCTTTGATTCTTGGGTCAATGTATGCGTATAAAATGTCCACAATCAGTATAATCACCACATTGAGGGCTGCCAGAAACAGGATACAGGCAGTTGTCTGGGGAATGTCCTTGGAGCGGATGGACGTGATGGTCAGGGAGCCCAGTCCCGGTATTCCGAAAATGGATTCCACCAGTACGGTGCCTCCCAACAGGTAGCCGAATTCATTTCCAATGACCGTGATAACCGGCAGCAGCGCATTTCTCAGTGCATGCTTGTAAATAACAGTATGTTCAGACGCTCCCTTTGCCCGTCCTGTCCTTACATAGTCCTGGCGGATGGTCTCCAGCATGTTGGAACGGGTCAGCCTGAGTATGCTGGCTGCCGTGGCCATGGCCAGGGTCACCACAGGCATGATAAAATGCTTCATGGTGACCACTCCTGTAAAGGTGGATGGCAGAAGGCCCAGCTTCAGCGAAAACAGCATAACAAACATCATTGCCAGCCAGAACTGGGGCACTGCGGCAAAAAACATGGCCAATATGGTACTGACAAAATCCAGGCCCGAATATTGCCGCACCGCCGATATGACGCCGATGGGAACACCTATCATCACTGCCAGGCAGATAGAAAGCACACCTATGCGGAATGTCACGCCAAAACGGGAAAAGATTTCATCAAATACAGGCTGACGGGTTCTGTAGGAGGTTCCGAAGTCCCCGTGAAGGGCATCCTCCAGATAGTGCACATACCTCACCACAAACGGGTCGTTCATCCCCAATTCTTCATTCAGCTTATCAATCTGTTCTTTTGTTGCCGATGTTCCCAGGATGGCAGAGGCAGGGTCACCCGGTGTAAATGACATGATACCATATACGATGAACGACACGCCCAGCAATACCGGAATCATCAGCAGCAACCTTTTCAAAACATATTTAATCATAGATATGCTTCCTTTCAGATATCGGTAGTTCAGACATCCGGCTTAAAACGTGCCGGCCTTAATCCCAGTGCATATCCCGAAGGGTTGAGAAACCGGAATCATAGGATCTGTCTACCGTGACTCCCTTATTGTATGCGCATGTAACCACACGGTCATAAATGGGGATTATGATTGTATCTTCATACAGCTTCTTCTCTATAACAGAGTAAATGTCTTTTCTCTGTTCCGGGTCCTGACATACGGAACCGTCCTGAAAAGCCTTGTCAACATCCGCATCATTAAGCCTGGAGAAATTATATCCGCCGATAGCGCTGGACATGAACACCGTACTCCAGAAATCCACATCAGGGTCCATAGTCTGTACGATGGTGGACATGGCAAAATTACCGGACTTCATATCGGAAACCCATGTATTGGCCTCCAGCTGTTCCACGGAAATATTCACACCAATCTGTTTTAACTCTTCCTGGTAGACAACGCCAATTTTCTTATAGTTCTCATAGCCGACCACGAAGGGGATTTCCTCTCCATTATAGTCAGTCTTTGCCAGATACTCTTTCGCCTTATCCAGATTAAACTCAGGTGTTGTGTACTTGCCGGAATACCCAGCGGTCCTCTCATCCCATAACAGGCTGGATACCTTGGCAACGCCGTCCATACCCACTTCCACGATATGTTCCCGGTTGGTGGCATAAGCCAGGGCCATACGGAAATTCGGGTCGCTTAAGAAGGGCGCTTCCAGGTTCATGACTATGTATCCGCTACCCATGGTAGGATTCAAATCCAGCACCAGATCCTGGCTGTCCTTAAGCTCCTGCACCGCGATTGGCGGGATGGTGTACGTCATGTCAATCTCACCTGTCTGAAGAGCTGTAAGCGCTGTCTCCGGATTAGTCAGCACCACATAGTTGGCCTCTCTGATCTGAGGCAGGGCATCATGGTAATCATCAAAGCGTTCCAGGACAACCTGGGAGCCGGAATCCCACTGTTTAAATTTATATGGTCCTGTACCGACAGGCATCTGTCTGATGTTGTCGCCGGCCTCATTTACCGCCTTCTCATTCATGATACAGACCGTGGAGGCCACTGCTGTCAGGAACGGTACATATGGCTGGTCCAGAACGATTTTTACCGTCAGGTCATCCACGGCTTCCGCCTTCACGATATTCTTTGTGAAATTAGACATCTCACTGGATTCCTTGGCGCGCATCATGGAAAATACCACGTCGCCCGCAGTCAGGGTCTCCCCATTGTGGAACTTAACGCCTTCCTTCAGGTTGAAGGTATACTCTGTGCCGTCCTCGCTGATGCTGTAATCCTTGCACAATACATTTTCATATTTGCCGTCATAATAACGCAGCAGACAGTCGAATATATTGCTGTACACCACCTTATCCAGGTCCATGCCGCTGTTATATGGGTCAAAGCCCGCAAAGTCGGAATACACAGCAATTTTGATGGTGTCCTTTCCGCCTTCCTGGTTTCCTGCATCCGCCGCCTTCTCGGTTCCTGCACCAGCGCCTCCCCCTGAGCTGCCCCCTGAACTTCCTCCGCACCCAGCCAGGGCACCGGCTGCCATTGCGCACACTAAAAGCATGCTGATTAATTTCTTCTTCATCTGTTTACCTCCCTTAATTTAGTTAAATAATACACATGCAACTTGGTGGTTCTCTGAAACATTTTTCAAAGGAATATCATGGCCCATACATTTTTCCGTTGCCCTTGGACATCTCGGCGCAAAACGGCAGCCCGGAGCCGGGTCAATGGGACTCACGATTTCTCCCTTTATGCTCTGTCTTTTCCTGTTCCTTCCCTGAAGCCTGGGTACCGGTATGGAATCCAAAAGCGCCTGGGTATAAGGATGGAGCGGATTCTTAAATAGCTCCCTGCTGGAAGCCTTTTCAATGCACTGGCCCAGATACATGACCATGATTTCATTGGAAATGTGCTTTACCACAGACAGGTTATGGGTGATGAACATATATGTAAGGCCTCTCTGCTCCTGCAAATCCATTAACAGGTTCAGTATCTGTGCCTGGATGGAAACATCCAGAGCCGATACCGGCTCATCGCAGACAATGAACTTTGGATTTAAGGACAGGGCCCTGGCAATCCCAATGCGCTGGCGGCGTCCGCCGTCCAGTTCGTGTGGATACGCATTGTACAGACGGGAGGCCAGGCCCACCGTGTCCATCAGTTCAGCCACCCGCTTTTCCACCTCAGATTTCTTCCGGCAGATCTTGTTCACCATCATAGGCTGCCCTATGGTTTCGCTGACTGTCATACGCGGATTCAGGGACGCATACGGGTCCTGGAAAATAATCTGCATATCCGTGCGCAGATTCTGCATATCCTTCCTTCCGCATTTTAAGATGTCCTTGCCGTCAAAGAAAATCTGCCCTGAATTAGGCTCTGACAGTCTCAGTATGGTTCTGCCCAGCGTGGACTTGCCGCACCCGGATTCCCCTACCACTCCCAGGGTCTGTCCCTGCACGATCTGCATGTTCACATCGTCCACTGCATGGAGTTCACCGGAAGGAGTATGGAAATACTTTTTTAAAGATTTCGTCTCAAGTAATATTTTTTTATCAGACATGCCAATTTCTCCTTATACCTTGTCTTGGTGCCTTAAAAATATAGCGGTTATTATATTTGCGCCGTAGCCTGCTTTGTCCCCAGAGGTCCCGGGCAGAGCCCGGCGGATTCCTCAGTACAGACTGCGGGAGCGGGTTATGAGACACCTTCCGGTCCATCCTGGTACAGGTGGCACCGAATCATATGGGTTCCCTCCACACATTCCGGCGGCTGGGCATTCTTACATATATCCATACATTTAGGACAGCGGGGATGGAACTTGCACCCAGGGGGTAAATCCGTGGGGTCCGGCATCAGTCCGTCAATAGGATTGAGCCTCCTGCTTTCCACCTCCAAATCCGGTATGGAGCCAAACAGTCCTTCCGTATAAGGATGTCTGTTCTTTCCTTCATATATATCTTCCGCCGTGCCGTACTCAATGATTTCTCCGGCGTACATGATTGCGACCTTGTCGCATATCTCAGCCACAATCCCCAGGTCATGGGTAATCAGGATGATGGACGTGTTGATTTTCTCCTTCAGCTCCTGCATCATATCCAGAATCTGCGCCTGAATGGTTACATCCAGGGCCGTGGTAGGCTCATCGGCCAGCAAAAGCTCAGGCTTGCAGGCCAGGGCCATTGCTATGACCACACGCTGCTTCATACCCCCGGAAAACTGATGGGGGTAATCCTTTTTACGGCTCTCCGCAATCCCCACCAGCTTAAGCATTTCCTCAATCCGCTCCTGCTTTTCCTCAGGCGTCAGATCCATGTGAAGCTCCAGGGCCTCACCAATCTGGTTCCCCACTGTAAGGACCGGATTCAAGCTGGTCATGGGGTCCTGAAAAATCATGGATATCTTTTCTCCCCTGACCTTCCGCATGTCCTCCTCGGCTGCTTTTACCAAATCCTCCCCGTTAAACATGATTTCTCCGCCGGTAATCCTCCCCGATACCTTTGGCAGAAGGCGCATGAGGGAAAGGGCAAGGGTGGTCTTACCGGCGCCGGTCTCTCCCACCAGACCAATGGTCTCCCCCTTGTTCAGGGTGAGGGATACGTGATTGACTGCCTTGACAATGTCCTCGTCCGTCGTATACTCCACGCTCAGATCCTTAATTTCCAACAGCTTCTCTTCCATATTCCAGCTCCATTCCGTTTTTATCTTCTTAAAGCTTTCATTTCTGTTATTGTCTTCATTTCTGTTATCATCTACATTCCTGATATGATTTAATGAAGATAATCCTTAAGCATGTTCATGGACTGCTCATTGATTCTGTCCCACATCTCATACACCGGAATCTTCCAGTCACACTGCCGTACCTTCTCCGCCAGCTGAGGGCTTACACAGATGACCGATGCCTTTTGGGCAATCTTCTTCCACCCGCTCCTCTTATCCTCGTAGTAAACTTCCACATCCAGCTCAGGACACATCCTGTGAACCAGGTTCACAAAGCCGTCCGCCGACTCTTCCTTTTTGCAGATAACCGCTGCCACGGAGCCTGACTCCAGGGATTGCAGCGCCTCCATCACATCCGGGGCAACCTCCACTGTCATACCGTAAATAATAGGCTGGTAGCTTCTGGCTATGCTCCTCACCTGGGCATACTGGAAATATGTGGTGATGATTGCGTCCAGGTGCTCAATCTGGTCCCGGTGTTCCTCCAGATAATCCCGCAGCTGGTCCAAATGGACCTCCTCAACCTGTACATCCGCTTCTCTGGCAATCTGCATGGCGAACCGGTGGCCTATATTCTTTTCCTCATACACAAAAATAACGCTTTTCTTCTTGCTCTCTTCAATCTCCTTCAGGACCTTGTCCACAATGCTCCGTACCTCGTCCACAGAAAGCTGATAATAAATGGCGTTTTTAATGGATGTGACCAGTTCCTCCTCCAGCTTTTTTTTGTCCATGGATTCTGTCTGCACAATGGTCCCAATATGGGGCCTGGTAACCACCAGCTCCTGCTGCTCCAGCCGCTTGTATGCATTGCGCACCGTATTAATGCTGATTCCCAGCTCATCCGCCAGTACGCGGATGGGAGGAAGCTTTTCTGTCCACCGCACCTCTCCGGTAAAAATGCTCCATCTGATATTCCTGACCAGCTGGTCCGTGTATGGGATTTTTGAGTCCTTATTGATTTTCCACACTTCGGCGTAATGAATCATAGATATTCCAATTGTCCTTTCCTTCTGTTGGGCAACATTTATAATGTTTTATTGTTTGTTTCCATTGTTACCATTGTTTCTATCATAGTGTCAATATAACACACTTTGTATGTTTTGTAAATATGTACATATTTTAAAATATATTAATCAATTTTTGTGCATATTCTATATCTATTAGATTTTGTAGTTTTGTTTGATTGGTATTAATATGGTACTGCAATTATAATTTTGAAATAAAGGCTTTAACAGAATTTTTCCATATATCCTGCTCCTATCTTCTTAAGACAGCTCCAACCAGTGAGCATATATATACAGAAGAGTATCTAAAGACATATTGGTTCTCTTGCCCTTAATGGACAGATTCATCATTATGCGATATAATAATGCCGCTAAGCAGCAACAGGCTGCCGCAGCAGCTTCTTCATATATCAATACACAGCAGGTGGATAAATGATTTATACAATTACGGAAATGACAGAAAAACATTATTATGGCAAAGCATATGTCCAGTATGCGGCCTGGTTTGAAACATACAGGGGATTAATGCCGGATGAATTTCTTGATAACAGAAAACTTGAGTCTTGTTATGAGTCCACGCTGAAGCATCCTCAGGACACCTATGTGGCCCTTGTGGACGAAACAGTGGCGGGCTTCATATGGTATTCACCGGATGCAAGGGAATATACACGAAAAACAGGCATGTCTGAAATAAATGCCCTTTATGTATTAAAAAAGTATCAAGGCCACGGCATAGGCAGAGCTCTTATGGAAAAATCCCTGAGTATGATGCCCCATAAAGAAGCCGTATTATATGTCCTCCGGGGCAATAACCCCGCAATTGGTTTTTATGAGCATATGGGTTTTATGCTTACCGGTAATACATTTACGCAGGATACCGGATTTGGGAATATTGTTGAACTTGAGATGATGCGGACCGGCAGATTAACCGGCCCATAAGCCTGTGCCTGCGGTTTTGGCAGGACAGGCAAAATACAAACAAACACCGGGAAATAACGGCTCCAAGTCCGTACCTACCGGTGTTTGTTCTCATAATTTACTTCTTATGCAGGATTTTTATACCCTGCTTTTCTATTTTATTTCATTGACTTTAATTGCTTTCTGTATCCCCATCCTCTGGCACTATAAGCTTTCCCTTGAGGCTGGAAGCCATTTTAAGGGTTGGAAATTTTGCGTGATAAAGAGCTATGGCCTCGTCCGCGTCTTTCCGGTTCATCGTAAATTCGTATTCCTTTCCATCCGCCATCACGCACACCAGCTCCGTACTGGTGCCGCGCCCAACCTTCTTTACCTGGAACCGAACCTTTTTAAGTTCCTGGTTCACCAGAATCACTGGCTTACCCACGATTCCATATGTTAGATCCTCACCAATCCAGAATGTGCCGCTTATCTTCCGGGCATTCCGGAAATCTTCATCCAGCCTTTCCCTGTTTATGGTTTTATGGCTGTCCAGAAACGTCCGTACTGCTGCGACATGATGTTTTTTCAGCATGGAGGACAGGATAAATAGCCCAAGGAACGCGATAACGGCCCCGAGGCCGGTGGTGCCCATGGCACTGGAGGGTGTCTGGTTATCCAGCATGCCTGCCCAAAAATAATAACCCTCCGTTTCCGTCTCCAGGTCAAAACTCCGGACCGCCCTGTCATAGTATTTTTTGCCATCACCCTTCAGTTTCTTCAGGGTGCCTTCCACATGCAACCCCTGAGGCGGATCGGAACGCACACCCTTTAAATAATCCCAGGTTTCGTCCATAATCCGGTCCATTTCCGCCTCCATTTTACCGGAAATACGCACAGGAACAGCTCCCGCCTCCTCATCCAGCACCAGATAATATATACTGCTCTTGGTGCGCACCCCGCTGCGGGTACGGTAGCTTTCCATGAAGGCATCCAGCACATAGTTTATATCAAAGCTTACATATTCATCCCCGGCCTGTTCTGTCCCGTATACTTCACGGAGCGGAACTGCACCCCGAAAATACTTTATCAGATAGCTGCCTACCAGTACCATCAGGCCAATCCCAAAGGCAGTTACCAACAGACCTACAGGCACATTGACGCGCACCATGGCCTTTTTGAATTCTGTTTCCACCGTTCTCCTGTTTGTATTATCGCTTCCCATACCATATATCCCCCTCATTGTTA
Coding sequences within:
- a CDS encoding GntR family transcriptional regulator codes for the protein MIHYAEVWKINKDSKIPYTDQLVRNIRWSIFTGEVRWTEKLPPIRVLADELGISINTVRNAYKRLEQQELVVTRPHIGTIVQTESMDKKKLEEELVTSIKNAIYYQLSVDEVRSIVDKVLKEIEESKKKSVIFVYEEKNIGHRFAMQIAREADVQVEEVHLDQLRDYLEEHRDQIEHLDAIITTYFQYAQVRSIARSYQPIIYGMTVEVAPDVMEALQSLESGSVAAVICKKEESADGFVNLVHRMCPELDVEVYYEDKRSGWKKIAQKASVICVSPQLAEKVRQCDWKIPVYEMWDRINEQSMNMLKDYLH
- a CDS encoding DUF6709 family protein, whose protein sequence is MGSDNTNRRTVETEFKKAMVRVNVPVGLLVTAFGIGLMVLVGSYLIKYFRGAVPLREVYGTEQAGDEYVSFDINYVLDAFMESYRTRSGVRTKSSIYYLVLDEEAGAVPVRISGKMEAEMDRIMDETWDYLKGVRSDPPQGLHVEGTLKKLKGDGKKYYDRAVRSFDLETETEGYYFWAGMLDNQTPSSAMGTTGLGAVIAFLGLFILSSMLKKHHVAAVRTFLDSHKTINRERLDEDFRNARKISGTFWIGEDLTYGIVGKPVILVNQELKKVRFQVKKVGRGTSTELVCVMADGKEYEFTMNRKDADEAIALYHAKFPTLKMASSLKGKLIVPEDGDTESN
- a CDS encoding ABC transporter permease — encoded protein: MIKYVLKRLLLMIPVLLGVSFIVYGIMSFTPGDPASAILGTSATKEQIDKLNEELGMNDPFVVRYVHYLEDALHGDFGTSYRTRQPVFDEIFSRFGVTFRIGVLSICLAVMIGVPIGVISAVRQYSGLDFVSTILAMFFAAVPQFWLAMMFVMLFSLKLGLLPSTFTGVVTMKHFIMPVVTLAMATAASILRLTRSNMLETIRQDYVRTGRAKGASEHTVIYKHALRNALLPVITVIGNEFGYLLGGTVLVESIFGIPGLGSLTITSIRSKDIPQTTACILFLAALNVVIILIVDILYAYIDPRIKAKYVGGVRRAKRQPAT
- a CDS encoding ABC transporter substrate-binding protein produces the protein MKKKLISMLLVCAMAAGALAGCGGSSGGSSGGGAGAGTEKAADAGNQEGGKDTIKIAVYSDFAGFDPYNSGMDLDKVVYSNIFDCLLRYYDGKYENVLCKDYSISEDGTEYTFNLKEGVKFHNGETLTAGDVVFSMMRAKESSEMSNFTKNIVKAEAVDDLTVKIVLDQPYVPFLTAVASTVCIMNEKAVNEAGDNIRQMPVGTGPYKFKQWDSGSQVVLERFDDYHDALPQIREANYVVLTNPETALTALQTGEIDMTYTIPPIAVQELKDSQDLVLDLNPTMGSGYIVMNLEAPFLSDPNFRMALAYATNREHIVEVGMDGVAKVSSLLWDERTAGYSGKYTTPEFNLDKAKEYLAKTDYNGEEIPFVVGYENYKKIGVVYQEELKQIGVNISVEQLEANTWVSDMKSGNFAMSTIVQTMDPDVDFWSTVFMSSAIGGYNFSRLNDADVDKAFQDGSVCQDPEQRKDIYSVIEKKLYEDTIIIPIYDRVVTCAYNKGVTVDRSYDSGFSTLRDMHWD
- a CDS encoding ABC transporter ATP-binding protein, with the translated sequence MEEKLLEIKDLSVEYTTDEDIVKAVNHVSLTLNKGETIGLVGETGAGKTTLALSLMRLLPKVSGRITGGEIMFNGEDLVKAAEEDMRKVRGEKISMIFQDPMTSLNPVLTVGNQIGEALELHMDLTPEEKQERIEEMLKLVGIAESRKKDYPHQFSGGMKQRVVIAMALACKPELLLADEPTTALDVTIQAQILDMMQELKEKINTSIILITHDLGIVAEICDKVAIMYAGEIIEYGTAEDIYEGKNRHPYTEGLFGSIPDLEVESRRLNPIDGLMPDPTDLPPGCKFHPRCPKCMDICKNAQPPECVEGTHMIRCHLYQDGPEGVS
- a CDS encoding GNAT family N-acetyltransferase, yielding MIYTITEMTEKHYYGKAYVQYAAWFETYRGLMPDEFLDNRKLESCYESTLKHPQDTYVALVDETVAGFIWYSPDAREYTRKTGMSEINALYVLKKYQGHGIGRALMEKSLSMMPHKEAVLYVLRGNNPAIGFYEHMGFMLTGNTFTQDTGFGNIVELEMMRTGRLTGP
- a CDS encoding ABC transporter ATP-binding protein, with product MSDKKILLETKSLKKYFHTPSGELHAVDDVNMQIVQGQTLGVVGESGCGKSTLGRTILRLSEPNSGQIFFDGKDILKCGRKDMQNLRTDMQIIFQDPYASLNPRMTVSETIGQPMMVNKICRKKSEVEKRVAELMDTVGLASRLYNAYPHELDGGRRQRIGIARALSLNPKFIVCDEPVSALDVSIQAQILNLLMDLQEQRGLTYMFITHNLSVVKHISNEIMVMYLGQCIEKASSRELFKNPLHPYTQALLDSIPVPRLQGRNRKRQSIKGEIVSPIDPAPGCRFAPRCPRATEKCMGHDIPLKNVSENHQVACVLFN